A window of Mytilus edulis chromosome 10, xbMytEdul2.2, whole genome shotgun sequence contains these coding sequences:
- the LOC139491891 gene encoding kelch-like protein 12 has protein sequence MSEIMHGEMSCDRCEMVHCFPEPIRKQVVEILKTGQVCKKSLRNEDILLYLEVSCMSRALKTACEEKLLESIEVMSSLDALQIAEKYELSLLKREAIELITEHFQNLWDNDAFLYLQEQSLESLCQIENVVQHENIFRALEKWLDWNPEGRMAIYCKLLNVVQKQRSPRKDSVTEKTYQLYHAMIMSSAKPKSSIVAAVFNCDGDLVCHRNLFKSNDIKDKFSVACAQKDETEAPYVYISSGKHVVRYDPVLLKYENCHDLNDQRSECSLVVLGDFIYALGGHHNGNNVLGIEELDTKHNRNKLSIKKSWKTIAQLPDNVKLSFAPCLAYNDKIYIVAELQNDENQESTCVLTFDPNDKSVEFVNDFPKKCSDCRAVLNESKLFIGSSEGYFLQFDIETNMFAFCSDLPTKGNYFGMYTARNKIYVVGASASDNDIERFEKAEYDIQTNSWKRGQELPCNLPIYGSCDIKVPSYTRLIPFNDSR, from the coding sequence ATGTCAGAAATTATGCATGGTGAAATGAGCTGCGATAGGTGTGAAATGGTCCACTGCTTCCCGGAGCCTATCAGAAAGCAGGTTGTCGAAATTTTGAAAACTGGACAAGTCTGTAAGAAATCACTCCGCAATGAagacattttgttatatttagaaGTTAGTTGTATGTCTCGTGCTCTGAAGACAGCTTGTGAAGAAAAGCTATTAGAAAGCATAGAAGTAATGAGTTCATTAGATGCTTTACAAATCGCTGAAAAGTACGAACTTTCACTCCTAAAGAGAGAAGCTATAGAGTTGATAACCGAACATTTTCAAAACCTATGGGATAATGATGCTTTCTTATACCTTCAAGAACAGAGCTTAGAAAGCCTTTGTCAAATTGAAAACGTAGTTCAACATGAAAATATTTTTCGAGCGTTAGAAAAATGGCTAGATTGGAATCCTGAAGGTCGTATGGCGATATACTGTAAACTTTTGAATGTTGTACAGAAACAGCGATCTCCTCGAAAGGATTCCGTTACGGAAAAGACATACCAACTATATCACGCGATGATTATGTCGTCTGCTAAACCAAAATCGTCCATTGTAGCCGCTGTTTTTAACTGCGATGGCGATCTGGTATGTCACAGGAATTTGTTTAAAAGTAATGACATAAAAGACAAGTTTTCAGTTGCTTGTGCACAAAAAGATGAAACCGAAGCACCGTATGTTTACATTTCATCTGGCAAACATGTGGTTCGGTACGATCCCGTTCTGTTGAAGTACGAAAACTGTCATGACCTTAATGATCAGCGGTCAGAATGTTCATTGGTGGTTCTTGGAGATTTCATTTACGCTCTCGGTGGCCACCATAATGGAAACAATGTATTGGGAATAGAAGAACTAGACACAAAACACAATCGAAATAAACTCTCTATCAAAAAGTCCTGGAAAACCATTGCACAGCTTCCGGATAATGTAAAGCTTTCGTTCGCTCCGTGCTTGGcttataatgataaaatatatattgtcGCCGaattacaaaatgatgaaaatcaaGAGTCTACGTGTGTTTTAACTTTTGACCCAAATGACAAATCCGTGGAATTTGTGAATGATTTCCCAAAGAAATGCTCAGACTGCCGAGCCGTTCTCAATGAATCTAAATTATTCATTGGATCAAGCGAGGGATATTTTCTACAATTTGACATCGAGACAAATATGTTTGCCTTCTGTTCAGATCTACcaacaaaaggaaattattttggaatgtatactGCAAGGAACAAAATTTATGTCGTTGGCGCGTCAGCATCCGATAATGACATTGAGAGATTTGAAAAAGCCGAATATGATATTCAAACAAACAGTTGGAAACGAGGGCAGGAACTTCCATGTAATCTTCCAATATACGGAAGCTGTGACATAAAAGTGCCTTCATACACTCGTTTAATCCCGTTCAATGACTCAAGGTGA